A region of Vigna radiata var. radiata cultivar VC1973A chromosome 6, Vradiata_ver6, whole genome shotgun sequence DNA encodes the following proteins:
- the LOC106763113 gene encoding cytochrome b-c1 complex subunit 8, protein MGKQIVPVKSVIYALSPFQQKVMTGLWKDLPTKIHHKVSENWISATLLLGPLVGTYAYVQNYLEKEKLHHRY, encoded by the exons ATGGGGAAACAGATTGTGCCGGTGAAATCGGTGATATATGCTCTCTCTCCTTTCCAGCAGAAGGTAATGACGGGTCTCTGGAAGGACTTGCCCACCAAGATTCATCACAAGGTCTCCGAGAATTGGATCAGCGCCACTCTCTTGCTCGGTCCCCTCGTCGGCACCTACGC GTATGTTCAGAACTACCTGGAAAAGGAGAAGCTTCATCACAGGTACTGA
- the LOC106764503 gene encoding metal tolerance protein 4-like, whose product MDENNSSRPLLGNQNHDGNSFNSLRTTFLSKLPDKVRCGLDFESPFEFDHNFSNTTHLTQGEKEYYERQFATLKSFEEVDSIVTLDCTDAEDIEKQAQHERAMKISNYANAALLALKIYVTIRSGSIAVAASTLDSLLDFMAGGILWFTHLAMKDVNMYKYPIGKLRVQPVGIIIFAAVMATLGFQVLITAIQQLIENSPPEKMSYDKLVWLYSVMIFATLVKLALWLYCRSSGNKIVRAYADDHHFDVVTNVIGLVAAVLGDKFYWWIDPVGAILLSIYTITNWSGTVMENAVSLVGQSASPEVLQKLTYLVLMHSHQIKRIDTVRAYTFGVLYFAEVDIELPEDLPLKEAHAIGESLQIKLEKLPEVERAFVHLDFECDHKPEHSVLSKLPDTQP is encoded by the exons ATGGATGAGAATAACAGTTCAAGGCCACTACTGGGGAACCAGAACCATGATGGAAACTCTTTTAATTCCCTTAGAACAACTTTCTTGTCCAAGCTTCCTGATAAGGTCCGTTGTGGCCTAGACTTTGAGTCTCCCTTTGAGTTTGATCATAATTTCTCCAATACTACCCACTTAACCCAAG GAGAGAAAGAATATTATGAAAGGCAATTTGCTACTCTGAAGTCATTTGAAGAAGTTGACTCCATAGTAACATTGGACTGCACTGATGCAGAAGACATTGAAAAACAAGCCCAACATGAACGAGCAATGAAGATTTCTAATTACGCAAATGCAGCTTTGTTGGCATTGAAG ATTTATGTGACTATAAGGAGTGGATCAATAGCTGTTGCAGCATCAACATTGGATTCTCTGCTTGACTTCATGGCTGGTGGCATACTTTGGTTCACCCACCTTGCAATGAAGGATGTAAACATGTATAAATACCCAATTGGGAAGTTGAGGGTGCAGCCAGTGGGAATAATTATCTTTGCTGCAGTCATGGCGACACTTG GCTTTCAGGTACTAATCACGGCTATACAACAACTGATAGAAAACAGTCCTCCTGAGAAGATGTCTTATGATAAACTGGTATGGTTGTACTCCGTTATGATATTTGCAACACTGGTGAAGCTTGCACTCTGGCTTTATTGTAGAAGCTCAGGAAACAAAATTGTCCGTGCCTATGCAGAT GATCACCACTTTGATGTTGTAACAAATGTGATTGGATTAGTTGCAGCTGTTCTTGGTGATAAATTTTACTGGTGGATTGACCCGGTTGGTGCTATTCTACTTTCAATTTACACTATCACAAATTGGTCTGGCACTGTGATGGAAAATGCAG TTTCACTAGTGGGACAATCTGCATCTCCTGAAGTTCTGCAGAAGCTGACATATCTTGTCCTAATGCACTCTCATCAAATTAAGCGCATTGACACTGTCCGCGCCTACACATTTGGCGTTCTATATTTTGCAGAg GTTGACATAGAACTGCCGGAGGATTTACCCTTAAAAGAAGCACATGCCATTGGAGAGAGCCTTCAGATAAAGCTAGAGAAACTTCCAGAAGTTGAGAGAGCGTTTGTTCATCTAGACTTCGAATGTGATCACAAACCAGAACACTCAGTTCTTAGCAAACTTCCAGACACTCAGCCTTAA